In the genome of Longimicrobiaceae bacterium, the window CCGCGGCGCGAAGTCGCCCACCAGGGGCTCGTGGCCGAGGATCGCGTCCAGCCCCGCCCCGTGGTAGGGGACCAGCACCTTCTGCCGGCGGCCGGTCAGGGCACGGTACAGGTGCGCCAGCAACTCCTCCGAACCGAGCCGCTCGAGCAGGAGCACGCCTTCGAGCCGGTCCCCGAGGTCGGTGAGCGCGCGCCGGTACCGCTCCCACTCCCCCGCCCAGTCCGTCCGCCTCCCCTCGCCGGTCGCGAACACCGTGGCCAGCCGGCTCGGCGCGTCTGCCGGCGGGCGGTAGGCGGCCGTCACGTAGCACTCCGTCTCCCAGCGGCCCCCTCCGGTCTCGTACTGGCGGCGGCGCTCCTCGTCGAGCGCGGCCAGCACCGCCCCCGGGAAGGCTCCGGCGGGCGCATACCCGATCGCCGGGCAGCGGTACAGGTCGACGTGGAAGACCCAGTCGTCCGTGAACGGAGCGAACGCTTCGGCCACGCGGGCGGCGATGCGGTTCAGCTCGCCGGCGGCCGCCGCGGTGGGGTCGGGGCCGCGGTACTTCCAGCCGGCCAGGAACGAGCCGTCCTTCTGCATCACCACGCCCGCGAAGGGCATCCGGCTCCAGGCCAGCAGCCGCGCGGCGCCGGGGAACGGCTTCGGGGGGCGCGACACCCGGGTGAGGAAGCGGTCTCCCAGCGCGCCCGCGGCGAGCGCCAGCAGCGGAATGAGCATCGCGGCCTACGGAAGCGCGCGGTACGACCGGAGCGCCGGGGCGGCGAGCATGTCCCGGTTGCTGTAGAGCACCGGCCGGCGGAGATAGCCCACGAACATCTCCACCGCCCACGGGTTGTCGCGCGACTTCCACGCGACCAGCGGGTGCACGAGGACGAAGACCAGCACGGTGAGCACGAGGCTCGACCAGTGCATCGGCGCTCCCATCCAGGCGCAGACGACGACCGCCAGCTCGACCGAGAGCCACCATCGCGGCACGCCGAAGAAGAGAGGCGGCCTGAGCAGCGCCTGGACGACCCGTGTCTCGCGCAGCTCGTCCATCACAGGACCGCCGCGCCGATGCCCAGGAACGATCCCGACGTCAGAACGAACCCGGCCACGCCGAAGCAGGCGATGGGAAGGCCCAGCTTCTTCATCAGCCCCTCGTGCCCGCCCGAGATGCCGAACATGATGATCCCGCCCACGATGGCGAGCATCGAGAGCAGCGGCACGGCACCGAGCGCCATCTGGTAGAGCTGGTCCAGGAAGGCGAGGTGCTGCCTCGCCTGCGAGGTGCGGAGCGAGCTCGCGAACGCCGAGGCGGGCATCGCCGCGGCGGAGACCACCAGGACTGCGAGCACCATCCCCGCGCGGCGGAGCCGCGCCTTGCCTGTCGTCAGCATACGTCCCTCCGGTTGGCCCCCAGCTGAGGGCGTCGAATCTGAAAGCGGCCCCGGCGATCGAGGCCGTCCAGGAGCGCGAGGTCAACCACGCGGCCGCCGTGGTCCCCGCGCGCCAGCACCACCACCACGTCCACGGCTGCCGCGACCAGCGCGGCGTACGACCCGCGGCGCCCGTCCAGCATGAGCAGGTTCATCCTCATGAGCGCCCCTTCCACGCTGCCAGCGTGCATCGACGCCGCCCCGCCGGTGTGGCCCGAGGTCCAGAGGTCCGCGCAGTAGTAGGCGGCGCGGTCCCGGAACTCCCCGCATACGATCCGGTCCGGCGAGAGGCGCATCGCCTCCCGCGCGATGACCGGCCCCATCGGCTCCCCGGGCAGGGTCCGGTAGAGCACCGCGTCGGCGGAGGTGCATCGGATCTCTGGGGTGTCCTCCACCACCAGCAGCCGGTCCGCCGGCCAGCGCTGGCTGATCGCCGCGATCAGCCCGCCCAGGAAGGTCGTCTTGCCGGAGCGGGTCGCCCCCGCGACGAGGACGTTCCGCCGCGCGTCCACCGAGTCCAGCAGCAGGTCGTACTCGGCGAACCCCAGGGCGCCGCGCTCCAGGTAGCTCTCCAGCGGGCAGACCTCCGGGTTGTGCTTCCGCAGGTTGAAGCCGGGTCCCGGTGCGCGGGGCGGGATGTATCCCTGGATGCGCGCGCCGTGGAACCGCTCGTCCGGCATCGCGCCCTGCAGGGCCGGGGTCTCCGCCGTCAGCGTCTCCTTCCGGTACGCTGCGATCCCGGCCAGGAAGCGCAGCACCGCCATCTCCTCCAGCACCAGCCCCGTCGCGACCCGCCCGGTCCCCGCGCGGTCCGCCCACACCCGCCCGTCGGAGTTGACGTAAAGCTCCCGAACGTCCGGATCGTCCCACACCGCCATTACGGGCTCGCCGAGGATCCGCTGCGCCCGAACGCTAGCGGAGTTGTCCAGATCTTGGCGAAGCGGGTCGCGGATCACAGAGGCTCCGGTTGTAAGCGGCGAGTCGGTACACGCCTCGTGATACCCTGCGCATTGCTGACGGGGACGGTCCGATTCTGGGGCATCACAGCTTCAGCTACGTAACTCAGCCGAGGAGGCACAACTGTTCGCAGGTGCACCTGGCGACGCGTAGTCGGAAACTGTGTAGCCGTTCCTAGGAGGTGATTCGCTTCAACACATTCCTGATCGCAGTCCATGCAACTACGTCGGGAAACGTTCGTCTGCGGGTGGTCAGGCGGTCCAAAGGACAGTATGCTAATAGGCGGCGCACCCGAACGGGTGCGCCGCCTAACCTTTACATCCAGCGGGGGCCAATGCGGAAATTCGGACTGATCGCCCTTCTCACACTTTGCTGCGCCCTAATGGCGTGCAGCCAATCTCTCCCCTCGGCGCCTGACACATCAAACCCGATTAGACATCTGGACAACCTCCCTGCAGATACCGCCTCCATTGGCCGGATCGGAGGAATGATGGGGGGCGGAGGGTGATACAAGAACCCGCTAACGAGTTCGGCCACCCCCTGTAGGTGCTACTGCGGTGGGCCGGGCGGCCACGAGTTCGCGTCACCTGTGTACGAGTGCCCTGCGAAGCTCTAGCGCAAACGTATTCGCTGCCGCCTCGGTTTCCCGGCCTCTCCGCTCCGCGGGCACGACCAAACGCCGTACGCCCCGCAGACTCCGAAGCGACCCCAATATGGCCTCTGCTTGCGCGCGCTCGGGCTCCTGTTTCCTGCGCGTCGCAACCGTGGATGCCTCCGTGGCACATAGAATTCCCTTCTGAACGTCTCCAATCGACGCGGCACCGTGCGCGAGGTTGACCCAAGCCTCCGTAACCGCGGAGGTCTCACCCACACTGTTGGTTAATT includes:
- a CDS encoding VirB3 family type IV secretion system protein produces the protein MDELRETRVVQALLRPPLFFGVPRWWLSVELAVVVCAWMGAPMHWSSLVLTVLVFVLVHPLVAWKSRDNPWAVEMFVGYLRRPVLYSNRDMLAAPALRSYRALP
- a CDS encoding ATPase, T2SS/T4P/T4SS family, with the translated sequence MAVWDDPDVRELYVNSDGRVWADRAGTGRVATGLVLEEMAVLRFLAGIAAYRKETLTAETPALQGAMPDERFHGARIQGYIPPRAPGPGFNLRKHNPEVCPLESYLERGALGFAEYDLLLDSVDARRNVLVAGATRSGKTTFLGGLIAAISQRWPADRLLVVEDTPEIRCTSADAVLYRTLPGEPMGPVIAREAMRLSPDRIVCGEFRDRAAYYCADLWTSGHTGGAASMHAGSVEGALMRMNLLMLDGRRGSYAALVAAAVDVVVVLARGDHGGRVVDLALLDGLDRRGRFQIRRPQLGANRRDVC